Within the Scomber scombrus chromosome 4, fScoSco1.1, whole genome shotgun sequence genome, the region CTGAGAGGAGAATTAAGGCAGCAGGTTAATACTTGTTTACTGACTAACACTGTTTACCTGACTTGGTCTTCAAAGTGAACACTTGTCTGCACTCAGGGCCCAAACTGCAGCTGTCGTTTACATACGTCACTGGAATATTCCACAAGctaaagacaaaacacaattaTCTCTAGGTTGCAGTGTGTTTCTATGACcctgcatgtgtttatgtgtgtgatattaatgaagCTCACCTGGAAGTATGCGTGGCATTGTCAGATGTGAGTAGGAAGTGCTCCTGTGTGAAGGTCACCTGATCTCCCTTGCGAATTACATGTACCAATGGGAAGCCTTTCTGTGATGTCCATGAGCTCATCATCTCTGATACATTTTGGTGGTGAGCAGAGACCTCAAcctgaggagagaaagacaaaccCCAAGTCTACACAGTCAAatgtcacattcatttttttatcaGCTATATAGTGAGGAAAGCAGTTTCCATAATTCCACACCAAAAGGCATATTTGACATTCTTAATCAGTTAATAACTTATTAACCTTTCATGTGCACAAAACCACCTGTACATAGTGTGCCTCCTCTGTGGGTTAATTAAGTTTTTAATACTGACAGACTTTTAGGACATGATTTGTGTGAGACTGTGAAGTAGGAAGTAAAGCTTTAACAGGGGAGGTTAGGGGAGTAATGAGTTGGCAGACTGCCTTTCATTTGAGGGCACTGGGTTCAAAAGCTCTTGTCAGTAATGATACAGCCTACAGTCTGCATCTGTGCAGTGCTCTGACCTGTCTTCAGGGTGAGCCAAAAGATGAACAATCTTATAtgtatcaataaataataactgtATCCATGATTGCTATGAGTAATTTTCCACCATTTGTCTTGATGATAAAGCTCCTGAGAAAGTCCTTTGTGATCAGTTAATATGTGATACTACGTGATGATATAATGAAGAGCGGATTTTAGCTGTATACATGGCTGCTTGATTGCAGAGGGAAGTTCTATTTTAAAGGTAGCCAATGTGATAAATTGCTGATGCATATGCAATGTCagcaaataacacacacacacagagctaccTGTGTGAGGCTGTTCCAGAGGTCATCAGTGTCCGTGTTGGAGCCACTGAACTGTGTTAGGTATTGAATGATTCCCTTTCTGAACTGTTGATCCCCTGGCAGGGAGGCGTTCAGCATCAGAAGAATGGATGCACCCTAGAAGAGAGAGAACACAAACCAGCTGTGGTCAGACCCAAAACAGAGTGTGACTGCAGTTACAATTGAGATCAAGCAGATATGATAAACAGCTGAATATGGAAATacttataatataatgtataaaagTGCACCTTCTCATAAGAGACAGAGTCAAACATTTCTTCCACCTGCTCCGGAGTGTTCACCTCTGTCGAAACGGCATGGGAGGAGTTGAGTGCGTCTTTGTCCAACGCTCTGAACCGTACCGCCAGGAACAAATTAccctgcaaacaaacacacaacttaCTACCAAAGCACATAGTGAAACACGCAACTTTATCTGCTTCAAAATATGTGAGATCTCATCTATGAGTAAGATGTGTGAACCTACAATATCCAGCTCAGGCAACATAGTCTGCAGTGACATGTACTGCATGTAAGTGGCAAAGCCTTCATTGAGCCACAGGTCGTTCCACCAGCTCATGGTTACCAGGTTCCCAAACCACTGGGACACAACAATAGAGCTAGATTAGCACCtatacattatatactgtatcagCTGCTTTTACAAACAGACAGGCTAATACAACTACCTGATGAGCGAGCTCATGCGCTATTACAGAGGCGACTACTTGTTTTTCCAGAGGAGAGGAGTGCTTCCCCACCAGCAGGCTGGTCTCTCTGAAGGTAATCAGACCCCAGTTCTCCATGGCTCCTGCCAGGAAGTCCGGGATGGCTACCAAGTCTGACAAAAGGAAGAGGGAGAATATTGCACTGTGTAAAAAGGGGTAAAAAGAAAGCATAAACGGAGGAGAATGAAAAGCCTGTGTGCGAATGGTACAAGTGTGTGGATGTACTCACCTAGTTTTTTAAGGGGgtatttaatttcaaaaaaatTATTGTAAAAGTCCAGCAGTTTGGAGGCTGTGTCCAGAGCATAGTCAGTGTGCTCCTTCTTCTCTGGCACAGAGTACACAGACACCtaaaacatacagacacacatatagtATGTGTAACTATTTATCAGCAAGGTCactgaatattaaatataaaaactgtatTGGTGTGAACCCATAGAACCTGCACTGAAACGAAAAAGGAGTCATATATGTGTCAGACCTACCAGAGTTTCTGAGACAGTTTTGTTGATAGGAGTAAAGTTAGCGACGATGAAGGCCACCAAGTAGGTACTCATGTTGACACTGGTCTTTTCAAACTCGTCTTGCAGGAGGCCATTGGGGAGTTGTGTGGTTTTAGCCTGAGACACATATCAAAAGGACAAGATAACTAGCAGGTAATGTTGATAGTATGTATCCTAAATTTAATTTGGCATGTTCTCAGACTGCTCTGTTAATTAAGCTGTTAGTTTAATTATGCACACACCAAGAGCTTACAAGTCACAGTGTTAACAGGAATGGCTCATTAGTTCCTCAAGACAAGAAGTGACATAATATTCAGTATAGAGTGAGTGGCGTAACATAATGTTGCACACTGAGGTCTTTTATAGGTCATAACTCACCACTTTGACGGGGAACATGTCAAATTTATTTGGTATATACTGTTAACCTAATGCTAGTAACCACTAAACCACTGCATTGACAGACCCTGTTTCTAGCCTTATTTGGCTGTCAAATACTGCCATCCCTTATAGCAGATGCTCTGTAAATACTACAGTGGGAAGAGTTATGTAaatcaaataaagaaattaagCACAACATGACAGTGTATAAACCCTGTACACCATACTGTAAAATTACACTGCACTTAATTAATGTTACAGTACCTTAGGCATATTGGAGAGGGTCATGTAGTTTGGTTGTCTACTGATTTTAATCATAAAGGTTGCTTTAAAAGCTGGCTCATCAAAGCAAGGGAAGGCCTTCCTAGCTGATAACGGTTCAAACTGGGTTGCTGCCAGGACCCTGGGGACAAGAGGGACATAAGCATGATCATTCTGAAATAGTATATttgaaaaacaagataaaaaacaataaaaaatatcttattttttctgtttttaattattatttttaaagcaaCGATTTGCCGAATCATGACCTTTGCAAAAGGCAAAGGCAAAGGCAAAGGGTGAGATTAGCTGTGAAGACACATGATCCTCTTCATACAGGCTTTTCTTTAATAAGTTCTCACTCTGTAGCACATCTTTCAGCTGCTGCAAAGTACTTGAAGCCACAGCAATTAATCAAGTGTACCTTTTGTTTCCATCCTTATCAGTGTAGGAACTGTTGTAGAAACCATCATAGGTGTGTGACAGGTTGGCAAAGTAGTCCAGAATCAAAACACAATGCTGGCCCACCTTCAGGTCTTCAGGGAACTTAACAGCTATCTGCTGTCTGGGTTTGTACTCAAGTACAGTTACATCACTGGCCTTCCCATCACCCAGCTGGAAGAGAGAAAGTATTACTTAACAGCTTTTTGTTTAGGCTCAAAATGCATCTTCTCAGTTGACCAAAGACAAAACTGAGACATATTTGTTTACAGTTCTTTACATCTAGAGAAGCAGGCTCTGTACACTGGAGAATAACTTCAGTTACAAGGTGAAAAGAttcatttattatcatcatttaaaaacacaaggtTGTATAACAAAATGTAGTTTGTTGTCCCTTTATGCTActcacagaaacagaaataatataaattgaTTAAGAAATAATAagtcataaaaatacaaaaagtatTTTGTGTGCAGAGGATGAATACGTCACCTCTACTCTGTTGGTACACTTAAAACTCAAACCTCTTGCAGTCTCACCTTAAATGTAGCTTTGGTAATGTTGAGGTTAGCACTGTGCAGGACGATGCGGTTGGTGTTGTGATGCACTAACATGTTGATAACAGTGTTGCCAGTGAAGGTCATGTTGTTGAGGTCAGGGTTCAGGGTGAGTTCATAGCTGAGAGGATGTATGCTTTGAGGCAATCGCATTTGTGCCCAAGGGAACAGTTCACCATTGGTGGACACAGGGTAGACCGGCTCAAAGGGAGTGGTTTTGTTCTCCTTAGGACAACCCGTCTGCAAAAGGACGAAGGATTGGGTTGAGCCAGGGAAACAGGTACATGATTGAgcatgacagaaaaaacaaaggaagCACTAATTGTTGCGTATCTACACAAGCTCGAAGAACAAAATTAAGCTCGAAAATACTTTTCTTACCTTGGTAAAGGTGCACCCTGGTAGGAAGTAGAGCACCATGGTCATGGAGGCCACTATCACCAGGACTAACACACAGACAACCATGGTACGGGCTGAGGGCCATGAACATGACCTGAGATAGAGTATGTAAAAGGAAGGAGTGGTGTTTATGGAGAAGCTAGGGGTGGAGGTGCTGTGGGCAGATAGAGGCTGCAAAAGTGAAGTTTCAACTTGGATTTTTGGTGCTCAGCAGACTAAATCAATTTCTCATAACATGTACATGTTTGGGAAATGTTGTGTTACTGCATCATGTCGGAAGCAGATTTTCTTTGTAAGACTTGGGCAATAAACAGTCAACAGGATAAACAGCCATTCAAATGCaaacaagtcattttaaacaagtATAAACAATTGCACATAATAAGACAATAAGACAATAAGACAATtgcatataataatatatcattacTTATGCAGTTCTGCTTTGAGACAAATTAACTGCAAGGCATATCACGCTGGAAAAACCTTAGTGAAGACTTTTTTGATGCATTACCTGGGTGGAGCCTGTCTGGTGTAAGGGGAAGAGCTGGATCTGTGAGCAGAGCTGCGGTTCATGAAGGACATGCCCAGCAGACGGGCTGAAGACTCACAGTCCTCCTCATCGTCGTCCATGTCATTCTCTCCCAGGCCACGCACCAGCAGCCGTGAGCTGCGAGGCTCATAAACCACCTCATCCGGGTCAAGGGCCGGAAACGTCTGCAGGAGAGTGTGTACAGTACACTATAGTTAAGCTGTGCTGTGTTTCCCCATATAATGTGAATAACTAGATTCCCTTTCCAGATAAAGTAGCACAGGTTAAGATGTCACATGTGGAGTTGAAGGAAAAATTAATGATTCGGAAAGAGAGGGGCTATCAACACAGGACTGGGCACAAATGACAGGTCAATCATGATGCCAGAACTTTAGGGGcatttttacaattaaaatagTTGTGAAGGAGAATGAAATTTAGGATAAGGCTGGTTGGATGTCAGACAGTGAGTAAGGACAGAGGTAGTGGGGATTGGGGGATGGACTTAGTTTATAAGGCTTTATGATACAGTGCCTCTGGGGAAAATGGGTCAATGTAGTTCAGAAGAGAAAGATCCAGATACTATTACAACAGACATAATAAACTGAAGAAACAACATCTTCATTACAGGAAGGAAGCTCCTTTTTGCAGGAAATACTTCACACAATATTGAATTCAGATAGTTGCAGGTGACAGATCTAAAGATATTTACAGACCAGCAAAGAGCATGCTTCATGCAGGGTGGAAAGTGCTCAAATTATGTTGGCCATTCTCTCACTGATCCATGTCTACATTATTAATCCCCAACCTGATCACACAATCAGGTTTAcagatgaaagagaaatgtgaaGCAGTGCAGATTTGCAGTGTTAGTAATGCAATTTTTTTATGAGCTGCTCCTTGAAATGAAGGAGTGCATAGCATGTATGGCTTATGATGACATCAGCATACCGGAAATACTGTGGAGTCTTTGGCCAAATCCACAACATCAGGCTCTTCTTCAAACATGCTGTTCTCAATCATGTTCCGTGGCAGGTTGGCTCGATCTGCAACACAtaagaggaagagaaataaGATAGAGGATTCTCAAAAGGGGAaatgagagaggtgagacacaGAACCAGACCTCAGTGATTGTATACActgacacgcacacatacagatTGTTAACATATGAgcagtgtttttggagttttCCACAGAAAGTAGTAACAGGAAGccaacatttaacacaaaagcTTGTTATCTGTCACTGGTGTGCAAGCAACATGACGGTTCATATGACAAAGAACTGACTGACTTTTTGACGTTTCTTCAGTTTCCTGTTAGTAAACCTCCTGGTTTATTTCCTGGTACAGTGACCTACATAGAGTAGGTTCATCAAGCTGGTGACTTAGCTGCCTTTAAGTACCAGCACTAAAAATTCTGTTCAGACAGAAATTGAAAGAAATCAATGTATGTCTTTCATAGTTCAGTCATTTAACtgcaacccccacccccccaaaaaaaagttgGATACTGGGAAAATGCAAACACAATGGGAATATGTC harbors:
- the lnpep gene encoding leucyl-cystinyl aminopeptidase, giving the protein MDPFDSNSTDRANLPRNMIENSMFEEEPDVVDLAKDSTVFPTFPALDPDEVVYEPRSSRLLVRGLGENDMDDDEEDCESSARLLGMSFMNRSSAHRSSSSPYTRQAPPRSCSWPSARTMVVCVLVLVIVASMTMVLYFLPGCTFTKTGCPKENKTTPFEPVYPVSTNGELFPWAQMRLPQSIHPLSYELTLNPDLNNMTFTGNTVINMLVHHNTNRIVLHSANLNITKATFKLGDGKASDVTVLEYKPRQQIAVKFPEDLKVGQHCVLILDYFANLSHTYDGFYNSSYTDKDGNKRVLAATQFEPLSARKAFPCFDEPAFKATFMIKISRQPNYMTLSNMPKAKTTQLPNGLLQDEFEKTSVNMSTYLVAFIVANFTPINKTVSETLVSVYSVPEKKEHTDYALDTASKLLDFYNNFFEIKYPLKKLDLVAIPDFLAGAMENWGLITFRETSLLVGKHSSPLEKQVVASVIAHELAHQWFGNLVTMSWWNDLWLNEGFATYMQYMSLQTMLPELDIGNLFLAVRFRALDKDALNSSHAVSTEVNTPEQVEEMFDSVSYEKGASILLMLNASLPGDQQFRKGIIQYLTQFSGSNTDTDDLWNSLTQVEVSAHHQNVSEMMSSWTSQKGFPLVHVIRKGDQVTFTQEHFLLTSDNATHTSSLWNIPVTYVNDSCSLGPECRQVFTLKTKSGTLKVPESVKWLKLNYKNTGFYIVNYGDDGWTALVKALSDNVDVLTSEDRASLIHNIFALSRLGRVSFHQVLNLLNYVSNEIETSPVTEALLQLNRIYRLLDKRQEQDLVARMREYIVHHFGSLMSNQSWEEEESVSKQELRSAVLETACSLNYENCTQQAKALFKQYVESNGTVRIPGDLQQVVFTVAAQSKEDWETLLNIYANATYDAEKRKMLLSLASTQDTRSIVWILKAGLKGDFIPTQELPLVINTVCNGFAGYLFAWDFVQNNWDQLIEKFPVGSFAIQRIIKAATSQFSTQAHLDQVQGFFSSLKERGSQMRSVQEALETIRLNQGWMERNVPTLRKWL